From Verrucomicrobiia bacterium:
AGTGGCTTTTGAAGGCGGCGATCTTGTTGTTCCCATTTGATGTGGGTTTACGGCGTATCCACCTGGATAAGGAAGAGTGGATGAAGGCGACAGCGACGCTACGGCGTTGGATTTTCTTCTGGAAGCCGCAGGGGCATCGACCGCAGGAGGCGGATGAATCTTTGGCGGCCTTGCTTAACCGCCGCGATCAAGTGCGGGCCACACAAAAACCGGCTGAACCAGTGGTGGTAAATCCGGGCATGTTCCAACCCAAGGAACCGGTGATCATCCGTGCTCCGAAGAAAGAGCCAAAGACGGTTGTAGAAGGGGAGGGGGCGTCTGAAGTCGGAACTGGAGCAAAAACGGATAAGGTGGACGACACGACGACCACGAGCCGGTTGCTGGAGGCGAAGAAACGCGCCCAGAAGCGGAGGTAAAGGTATAGGCAAAAATGGCTTACGCCGTTTTGGGTGGGGGAAAAATAAATCGTTGCCGGGCGGGAGGGGTTATGGCTTCATGGGGTCCGCTAAAAACGTCGCTCTTGATTTGGGGCGGATCGTAATTTGGTTTATGGTTGCGAGCCAATAAGTTATGGAGCGGAGCCGGTTGTCGATCTGGTATACGGGCAGAGTGCAAGGTGTGGGCTTTCGCTTCAGCACCAAACAGGTGGCAATGGGCTTTGACGTGACCGGAACTGTGAAGAATCTTAGTGATGGGCGGGTGGAGTTGGTAGCGGAAGGGG
This genomic window contains:
- a CDS encoding acylphosphatase, with product MERSRLSIWYTGRVQGVGFRFSTKQVAMGFDVTGTVKNLSDGRVELVAEGAKAELEEFRQAIREAGLERFIKDEATAWGPATGEFRGFEIIR